The Glycine soja cultivar W05 chromosome 4, ASM419377v2, whole genome shotgun sequence genomic sequence GCCGGCAGCCGCAAACAGACCTACTCCAAACTCCGCCTCAACAAGCGCAAACAAAATCCCGCGGTTcccgcctcctcctccttccaCATTCCCCTCCACATTTCGGAGCCCGAGGAGGAAGAAAACTCCCGAATTGTCGCTCTTCTGCAGCAACTCTTCGGCGTCGAGCCTCTCCGCAACGCCCCGCGCAACGATGCGGCGGAGCGCCGCCTCGTTCCCGTCCAGGTCGACTTCAAACAGCCGCCTCCGATGTTCGCGGCGTTCCAGAACGTTCCAATTGACGTAGTCGCAGACGGCAGTCAGAGGAAGCGGAAGCGCGGGCGGCCGCGGAAGGACGAGAATTCGGTGACGGTTTTCGTCGAGGAACCGAAGAAGGTTACCAAGGAGGAGAATTCTGTGACGGTTTTCGTTGAGGAACCGAAGAAGGTTAACGGTAACGGCGAGGTGAACGCGGCGGTGGCAACAACGACGACGACTGTTGGTTTGGATGAGGATCCGTTTGAGGTGGTGTTGAAGAGgaggacacaaggattggagaCGGAGCCACAAGTGGTGGAATTTTTGGAGACTTTGAATGGAGAATGGGCGAGTCAGAGGAAGAAGAGGAGGATTGTGCCGGCCAGTGAACTTGGTGACTTGTTGCCTGCGGGATGGAAGATAGTGATTATTACTATGAGGAGGGCAGGTCGTGCTTCCGCTGTTTGTCGCCGTTACGTAAGGTTTTTTCTGTTCCTTTTTCATACAGTCTCTAATTGCATGCAATAAGGCTTTCATTGGTGCTTCAATTCAATGACTCCATACTTTAATGTTTGAACTGAGATGCTTTCGTTTTCTGTCCCTGTCTGGCTTCTTTGTTTTTGTGTATGTTTGAAAACTGGTGAGGGTTGTGTAGTGCTTCCatgcaaggttttaaattacaATTGCTTGCGGTTGTGGTTTCattgttgttttctttgatatgtCGGGAAATTGAAGACAAATGCAGCTGATGCGGTCACAATGGCAGTCATGGAACCCTGAAAACCTTGACGACGTTGCGGTAGTCTAAATCACGGTTGTGGACTGTTTTTTCAAACCTTGCTACGTATTTTAAGGATGGGGATGAAGTAATGAGTTTCTGTACTTCATCTTTAACTTCATAAAATCTGTCGATTGATGCCTGCATCTGAGTTCAGGTGTTCCTACTAACTGAATTGTTTGCAGTTTTCCACTCAAATACCTTTAAATTTGGTTAGGTTTGCGAATGAAAGGGCGTGCAAATATCGGAAAATCTGAAGGCCTATTTCCTAAACCGTTCCCAAATCGCGAATAACGTTTATGATCAATAATTAGAATACCATATAAAGGTATTGTAACATAAAAAACATTAAGATACATATTGGCCACATTTTAAAGTCAAATAGTTCATTCCTCTTGTGTCAATTCAGTTGGTTAAGCTACAGACATGAATTATAAATGCACGATGGGTTTGATTCCTCGCAATGTGTTCTGCCCCTTTCCGTTACTTTATCCTTTCTCTACCTTCCACCTTTTGACACTTCCTTAGaccaaaaaaaagtcaaatagcATTATAGCTAATAGAGTGAAATATAAACTTTAATATAGACCAAGATTCAAGTCATAATGGTagtgacaaaaataaaagagtgaATGCACAAGTTATTTCTATAGTACCTAAAAATGCAGCAAGTTGCTCGATGATCAATATGGATGGTTCAAGGTGCAATTTTGTGATTCAAACAATTCAAGGTGTGTATCAGCACAAAAAACTATTCTGGATGCATAGAAGTCAATAGCTTTGGTGTGGAGTGGAGTAGGCACCCCACCTCTCCTAGATGTTGCGCCATGGTGGCCGCGCTGCATTTTCAGTTGCTCCAAAAATCGTGAATGTTTCGTGAGTACAATTTGCAGTCGCGATTTGCATTGTAGGGTTGGGGGAAAGAGACAACCCAAACATTGTCATTTGTGGCCTTTTAGAGGTTTTTTAATGAaggataaaattgtaaaaagggGTCTTACCATTTAACTCGCATTTTCACCCCTCCCCCTCATTCGTTTCGATCTTGCGTGAGCCCAACCCAAAACCCATTCGTGCTTGCGCAAACCCCAATCTCGTGAACCCTAACCCCATGCCTGTTCCTTGGCACTTCTAGCAGCGCTTCTGGCGATGCCTGCACCCCTGTTTCTTCCCTGTTcagctttgtttttatttttctgattaTCGTTTGCTGTTTTGGGCATAGTGCTTAGctgttatttttctgtttttgacaTACAATCAGGCTGTTATTTTGTGGTTTTGGACATAGAGATTTGATGTTACTTGCTGTTTTGGATTGGACCTATGTTGGTTATGAAGGTTAAtcagaataaatttttaaatttaggtgttttaaatttttcagcacacacacacacgtcaTGTAATATAAATCTACTTAAGGATAAAAATAGCGGTCATCCCACTATAACGATGCTGCTATAGTATTTTTTGGATGGCAGCCATTCCGCGCTGCTATCCACCATTGACTACTATGTGTGGATGTGGTGATATGTTGAATTACTGTATCTTAGAATCGAATTGCATGAGTCTTATCACCATTCATACTGATAgcaatatttatgaatttttatgtAAAGCACTTTTCTTTGCACATATGCCACGAAAGCAGGAAAAAAATGGCAATAGGATAAAAATTCTTGTGAATTTTATGTATGTAAAGCACTTTTCTTTGCACATATGCCATGAAAGTAGGAAAAAAATGGCAATAAGATAAAAATTCTTTCTGTTTCCTTTTTCTAGGTTACAAATAGATGCATGAACATGAGTCTAATTGATAAGAGGAATAGGTGGTTTCCAAAAGGATAGATTAATTTAAATCCAGTTGCCCTATCTCTTTGGACATTATTTGAGTTTATGACTGAATGCAAACTACTCATCTCCTTGTCACTAGTCCACCCTACTAATAGAGTTTCAAgatgttaaattaaattctaactaaaaagtgaaaaaaattgaatattggaTAAGAGGGCcttttttcaaatcaattgaaatttgaaaagtaaatCCACTGTGTTTGTTAAGTTTTTAAGTGGATTAGTACATTTGGACTGATCATCAGCTTGGGCTGGGGCATTGGATCATTGGTTCAACTAGTAAGCCACTTGCCGAActgcataaaataaaatgaatatataaatatttaatttaaataaagaataCATAACAGAATAAGACATTTCACTATTATTCTACCATGGTGGCACCATTTAACAACATTATTTCCAATTAGCTTTAATTCCGTCACAAATAAATACTCTATATGCCCACATGACCATGGTTATTTTCTGAATGTGCTGGTATGGATATGGAAATATTTCCTACCACTTAAATGCTCTATATGAACTTCATTGAGTAGCATTAATAATAAGTTCTCTGAACCTGAGCAACAATTGAAGGCATGATAGAAGATATAGAGAttaattgtcatttttattccatGGTTCTCATTTAGAATACCATCTTAAAATCATCCATATTTAATATGAAGTTTGTATGTTTTGTGTTGTCTTTGTACTATTTCTCATCATATTATTGtacctttcaattttttattttcactgtaTTCAAGTTATGATGCGGATTTTTATACTTTTGGATCTCAGCCTGCTTATGATCTCTGAATTATATGGACTGCAGTGCTGTGGCATTTCAGTTTTCTATTCCTGCAGATATTGCAATGTATCTTAAAATACTTGTATTCTCCTATTTCTTAGTGATATTTAGAATAATGTCCATTTTTTATGTGTAACACACATCCTTTATCAATTATGCCCCTtgggaaataattttatttatttattcgctcaaacacaaacatcaaatcCCCAGCAATCCAGTCATTGATCCTCCTCGTTTCACCGTAATTCTGTTAACAGAAAAAACTCATATGATACCATTTCTTCTCAAAATGcagcattttttttgttgttaaaatgTTATAATGAAATGGATGAAGAGATGAAAAGTGAAAAACATTGGGGATTTGAAGTTTGacattaaattgataaaattaatcattaagaaATGAAATTGTTTTAATTGTCTACTCTTTTACGTATTACTTGTGAAGGATGAGGATATTTACTTTGTTGCAGCTGTAACCTAAATTCTATTGGTTCTAATTGTGATACATATATTGACTATTGCTTTCTTGTGGTTATAACTGTTATTTACATTGGATTCTTATGCAATTTCCCTAATTTGATTCCATCCAGTCCTGATGGACACCAGTTTGAGTCGTGCAAAAAAGCTTCTGCATACTTGCTTTCTGTTTTTGGTGTTCAAGATAGAAGCCATTTAAAATCTAGTTATTCTGATGGTGCTCAGCAATTGTCCAGTAGTATGAACAGGGCATCTGAAAGTGTAAGCTAATATTTGTAAtgttgtatttctttttttctattccaataaCAAAAAGAacatgcttaatttttttaaatacatgtgCAGAGTGTTGGTCATGTCCCTACTGGAGACATGAAGACTGATGCCAGTGCAAGTTATTTGCCCTCAGCTGGTGCACCTATACACTCTAGTCATGACAAGCAGCCCCCCATATCATCATCAATTGGGAGTGAAAATTTCAATAGTGATCTGGCTTTGGGATGTAAATTAGGAGATGCTACTGGTGGAGCCTTTAGAGACTTTGACTTTCAAACTGAAGATAAAAAACTATCGAAGGCTGATAAGGATGATGGAAATTCAGTTCAGGAATGTTTTGTGGAGGATAGAGTTTGTAATGTACAGAGTGAGAAGTTGGTTGGTGCTGTCGAGTCTAGTGATGCTGCATGCAATCTTTATATTCCTTTGGTTTTCTCTACTCCTTTCTCCAATAATAATAGTGACAATGGTCAATTTTTAGATGAAATAAATGCTTCCAGATGCATGAAGGGTGGCATTAGTAATTTTGCTAGTCACGATAGAGATACTGGATGCTGTGAAACTGTTTCTTGTGGAAATGAGCAAGCACATGTTGACAACAATGGACTTGGGCTTTCTGTGAAATTAGTGGAAGAGAACATTCAGAAACTAAGTTTTGAAAGCAGCATGCTGGCTCCAAATTCTGAGGGGAAAATACATGCTGGtaaaaatttagaggatggacaTCTTATCAGTTCACTGGAAGATATGGAGATTAGAGATGGAAAGGCCATTATGAATGACAAACAACAAATTATTTGTAGCAGAGACCAGACTGAAATTAAAGATGTTTCTACTGATGTTAAACTGCATAGTAGTTCTGAGGGTTGTTCACTCGTCTCATCTCATCATGAACTTAATACATCTACAAGTAATATGGACAGGACACAGACTTCCGAGCTGAAGGACTCTGCTgaggaaaatatttttgatagTGATTTATTTAGCTCATCTATTGATGAAAGAACACGTGTTCACAGTGGCTACATTAGTAATGTTTCTTTTAGCTCTTGCACACAAGATGCATCCGAGTATGGTGGATTTGATTTTGCTTCTGATCTTAAATTAGATAAGGATGTTAGTGATAATCATATTCTTTCAAATGAGGAGGCTGTGACAAGGTGTTTACGGGAAAGGAGTTCCTTGAATGACCAAAATAGCATGATGGACAATCTGTTGCACAGAAGTTCTGAAAGTAACTTATTTGCTCTAACTGGTAATCAGCACTCTTGTGCGTTTCATGATAATGTAAATATCTCTGATGGAACCTTTGATGCACTCAAAGTTGTTGATGCTGGTTGCATGGAGCCTCAGTTGGGCATTGTTTCTTGCAGCAATATTGCTGTTGATGCATATACTACTGCTAGCATTATGCAGGGAAAACCACAAGGATGTGTATCTGTTCCTCTTGGTGGAAGTATATTAAACTTTGAGAAGCCAAGTGATGATGGTGTTAATAAAGCAAATAAATCCTGCTTACCAGAGACCGCTCAGAATGAAGTTGAAATGTTCCAAACTGACTCTATGGGTCTGCCCAAATTTCGGTAGCAGTTAGGTTCAGATGCAGATGTGGTGACCCATGCAGTGCAGGAAGCAATTTCTTAATAAAACTTGTATGATAGTTCTGCTGAGTGTGCTGGTAACCACAAGGCTCTGGTTGTATATTCTCAATTTCCTATTGAAGATCATAAGCTAAAAAAAAGGTAATGATTATATTTACagtatgataaatttttttctgcTGAAGAACTGATTTGTTTTTAAGGATCCATTTATTCCTCTCTGGCCAGATTTTGAAATTCATGATGAAATTAAACTATgatagttatttttcttttaatctaaaTACTTGGAAAATTAATCTAAAAGTAGCTTAAGTCAACACCGAACATATTGTTGCCATTTACATGACTGACTCTTTAAAATGTTCCCATAAAATAGtaggaataaatattttagacatggatgaattttgtatatttaaaaagaaaagattgattAAGTTTGTTTCCTTAGTTAATATCCTTGTGCTTATGAGTTATTGCCCTAGTCTTAATCCAAAATAACGAGGTTGAGTAAATGGTGTTCATATGcagttatatttaaaaaaaaaaagaagttctagttattttatttatgcctAACAAGTAACAAGAACTTTTCTTTTTAGAAGCTGTAGGATGTGTAAGATGTGTAATCTGTTAGAAATTTAGAATGCCATTTCTGTCTAGAAATACTTTTAGAATTTAACACTAGATTAGCAGCTAATCAATGGCAGAGGTTTGGTGACCTCTGCATTGAGAACATGGAAAGGCCATGCTCTAGCCAATTGCTAgaataatcataaataatttgtattatggCCGCCTTTTGTTGCTTTTAGGTTTAGGTTTAATTATGTGTAATTTTGATCAGTTTCTTGCCTCTTTTATCCTGAGAATAGTGAAAACTGTTAATCCAAAGATTGAATTTTACTATCACCAGTTTCAATGTAAATGGGAGTAACATGTTAAAAGATCTTGAGTTGAAAATGGCTGTGCAAAAgtcataattattttgtataGAGAAGTGCTAGGAACACACTCCTTCAAATAAACTTTCTATTTggctaaaatttattgaaaactacaaaatcaggtgagagaataattaaatatgatgtaTAGATTTTTTCTTGTTCTCTGGTTACATGCTTTACCTATGCCGCTGATGACTTTCTAGggtttctaattttcttttattttgggacaaaacAGATAATTGCAAGCATTGTTTTGTTGATAGATTCAGCAGGTCGTGCTGGTGGCTTCTCCGTTCCAGAGGTTATTTAGCGGTTCTGGTGTGATGCTTTTGCTTGCTTCTTGCCAGAGCTCAGATaccatttttattttgcaaGGAACAAATTTTCCTTAGGTCCATTTTagctcaacatttttttaaacatctGGTAGACTGGTATACTGAAATCGAATTTTAGGTAGGCCCTCCTTCAAATGAAGGAACTAGATTTTCCCCTATTTTTTGGAAGAGAAATTACCAACATTGTCTGGTGATTTTCGTCTTTCACATGTGGATCGCTCTTTGCTTAACCATTATTGATACTGTTATGGGCTCCCTATCTAATGGATACTGCccactttatttttccttttcattccGTCTCGTGTGTGTTTTCTAGAATTTCCGTCCTATTACACCCTGCTCAATACAACCTTGCACTTATAGCAGGAGGGTATTCTATTAGATTCTTGACATGATTAACCGGGAGTTCTTGTATttgaacttcatttataaaatgaGGCTTGCTAAACTATTTTATGGAAGCAATAACATGGTCCATGATGAACAGGCGAGCTTATATCCGTTagatatatattagaaaatggATGGGTGCTGAATGACGTTCTAACTGAATGATTGGTGATATTAGAGCATCTCCAATGGGGGTTTCTTAAATGAAGGAATTGttttttacagtttttttttttcatttgagcaaatctaggtggcaggtacagtttcttgaaaataaaaattgtatctTCTGCAAGAAATTGTTTCtcaccaataaaaataat encodes the following:
- the LOC114409280 gene encoding uncharacterized protein LOC114409280 — translated: MATPEPQLEPTSDHRVDSLPLVDLRLLSQPELYTLSLSGATHCHRRNSDDDSVIPKIDRSNFNESAGSRKQTYSKLRLNKRKQNPAVPASSSFHIPLHISEPEEEENSRIVALLQQLFGVEPLRNAPRNDAAERRLVPVQVDFKQPPPMFAAFQNVPIDVVADGSQRKRKRGRPRKDENSVTVFVEEPKKVTKEENSVTVFVEEPKKVNGNGEVNAAVATTTTTVGLDEDPFEVVLKRRTQGLETEPQVVEFLETLNGEWASQRKKRRIVPASELGDLLPAGWKIVIITMRRAGRASAVCRRYVSPDGHQFESCKKASAYLLSVFGVQDRSHLKSSYSDGAQQLSSSMNRASESSVGHVPTGDMKTDASASYLPSAGAPIHSSHDKQPPISSSIGSENFNSDLALGCKLGDATGGAFRDFDFQTEDKKLSKADKDDGNSVQECFVEDRVCNVQSEKLVGAVESSDAACNLYIPLVFSTPFSNNNSDNGQFLDEINASRCMKGGISNFASHDRDTGCCETVSCGNEQAHVDNNGLGLSVKLVEENIQKLSFESSMLAPNSEGKIHAGKNLEDGHLISSLEDMEIRDGKAIMNDKQQIICSRDQTEIKDVSTDVKLHSSSEGCSLVSSHHELNTSTSNMDRTQTSELKDSAEENIFDSDLFSSSIDERTRVHSGYISNVSFSSCTQDASEYGGFDFASDLKLDKDVSDNHILSNEEAVTRCLRERSSLNDQNSMMDNLLHRSSESNLFALTGNQHSCAFHDNVNISDGTFDALKVVDAGCMEPQLGIVSCSNIAVDAYTTASIMQGKPQGCVSVPLGGSILNFEKPSDDGVNKANKSCLPETAQNEVEMFQTDSMGLPKFR